Proteins found in one Pieris napi chromosome 6, ilPieNapi1.2, whole genome shotgun sequence genomic segment:
- the LOC125050646 gene encoding probable isocitrate dehydrogenase [NAD] subunit alpha, mitochondrial isoform X2, with translation MSKNYINALLKPFRESKVVESLLKLFDSGSNKSSSAFGTVKNEVPASRAGVAQYSTGVRKVTLIPGHGIGPEITVAVQKIFEAAKVPIEWDEVDVTAVRGPDGKFGIPQRAIDSVNENKIGLKGPLMTPVGKGYRSLNLALRKEFDLYANVRPCKSLDGIKTLYDNVDVVTIRENTEGEYSGIEHEIVDGVVQSIKLITEEASKRVAEFAFQFAKDNKRKKVTAVHKANIMRMSDGLFLRCCREMATKYPDIKFEERYLDTVCLNMVQDPSKFDVLVMPNLYGDIMSDMCSGLVGGLGLTPSGNIGKNGALFESVHGTAPDIAGKDMANPTALLLSAIMMLRHLQLNEHADKVQHACYTVLAEGKTLTGDLGGTAKCSEYTNAIISKL, from the exons ATGTCGAAGAATTACATAAATGCGCTTTTGAAGCCTTTTCGTGAGAGTAAAGTTGTAGAAAGCTTGTTAAAATTGTTTGATTCCGGGTCAAATAAGTCTTCTAGTGCGTTTGGAACTGTTAAAAATGAG GTCCCGGCGAGCAGGGCGGGTGTTGCCCAGTACAGCACCGGAGTACGTAAAGTTACATTAATCCCTGGTCATGGAATTGGACCTGAGATCACGGTAGCcgtacaaaaaatattcgaaGCCGCCAAAGTGCCTATTGAATGGGATGAAGTGGACGTTACGGCTGTTAGG ggTCCAGATGGCAAGTTTGGTATTCCTCAAAGAGCAATTGACTCTGTAAACGAAAACAAAATTGGTCTTAAAGGACCCTTAATGACCCCTGTTGGTAAAGGATACCGGTCTCTTAACTTAGCTCTACGAAAGGAGTTTGACTTATATGCTAATGTGCGGCCTTGCAAAAGTTTAGATGg AATCAAGACATTATACGATAACGTGGACGTAGTAACCATCCGTGAGAACACTGAGGGTGAATATTCAGGTATTGAGCACGAAATCGTGGATGGAGTCGTCCAATCCATCAAATTGATTACTGAGGAAGCCAGTAAGAGAGTTGCAGAGTTCGCCTTCCAATTCGCAAAGGACAACAAGAGGAAGAAGGTCACTGCAGTACACAAGGCTAACATTAT GCGTATGTCAGACGGTCTTTTCCTTCGGTGTTGTCGTGAGATGGCCACTAAGTACCCTGATATCAAGTTTGAGGAGAGATACCTGGACACTGTATGTCTTAATATGGTCCAAGATCCATCAAAGTTCGATGTTTTG GTGATGCCCAACCTGTATGGAGACATCATGTCGGACATGTGTTCAGGTCTGGTCGGAGGTTTAGGTTTGACTCCTTCTGGAAACATCGGCAAGAATGGAGCGCTCTTTGAGTCT GTACATGGAACTGCTCCAGATATTGCTGGTAAGGATATGGCAAATCCAACAGCATTGCTTCTATCTGCCATTATGATGTTACGGCACTTGCAGCTTAATGAACACGCTGATAAGGTCCAACATGCTTGTTATACGGTATTAGCGGAAGGCAAGACGCTAACTGGAGATTTGGGAGGTACCGCTAAATGTAGCGAGTACACGAATGCAATTATTTCCAAACTGTAA
- the LOC125050646 gene encoding probable isocitrate dehydrogenase [NAD] subunit alpha, mitochondrial isoform X1 — protein MSKNYINALLKPFRESKVVESLLKLFDSGSNKSSSAFGTVKNEVPASRAGVAQYSTGVRKVTLIPGHGIGPEITVAVQKIFEAAKVPIEWDEVDVTAVRGPDGKFGIPQRAIDSVNENKIGLKGPLMTPVGKGYRSLNLALRKEFDLYANVRPCKSLDGIKTLYDNVDVVTIRENTEGEYSGIEHEIVDGVVQSIKLITEEASKRVAEFAFQFAKDNKRKKVTAVHKANIMRMSDGLFLRCCREMATKYPDIKFEERYLDTVCLNMVQDPSKFDVLVMPNLYGDIMSDMCSGLVGGLGLTPSGNIGKNGALFESVHGTAPAIAGQDKANPTALLLSGVMMLRYMRLLEQADKIENACFTVLKEGRVLTEDLGGNSTCSAFTQEIIKNLD, from the exons ATGTCGAAGAATTACATAAATGCGCTTTTGAAGCCTTTTCGTGAGAGTAAAGTTGTAGAAAGCTTGTTAAAATTGTTTGATTCCGGGTCAAATAAGTCTTCTAGTGCGTTTGGAACTGTTAAAAATGAG GTCCCGGCGAGCAGGGCGGGTGTTGCCCAGTACAGCACCGGAGTACGTAAAGTTACATTAATCCCTGGTCATGGAATTGGACCTGAGATCACGGTAGCcgtacaaaaaatattcgaaGCCGCCAAAGTGCCTATTGAATGGGATGAAGTGGACGTTACGGCTGTTAGG ggTCCAGATGGCAAGTTTGGTATTCCTCAAAGAGCAATTGACTCTGTAAACGAAAACAAAATTGGTCTTAAAGGACCCTTAATGACCCCTGTTGGTAAAGGATACCGGTCTCTTAACTTAGCTCTACGAAAGGAGTTTGACTTATATGCTAATGTGCGGCCTTGCAAAAGTTTAGATGg AATCAAGACATTATACGATAACGTGGACGTAGTAACCATCCGTGAGAACACTGAGGGTGAATATTCAGGTATTGAGCACGAAATCGTGGATGGAGTCGTCCAATCCATCAAATTGATTACTGAGGAAGCCAGTAAGAGAGTTGCAGAGTTCGCCTTCCAATTCGCAAAGGACAACAAGAGGAAGAAGGTCACTGCAGTACACAAGGCTAACATTAT GCGTATGTCAGACGGTCTTTTCCTTCGGTGTTGTCGTGAGATGGCCACTAAGTACCCTGATATCAAGTTTGAGGAGAGATACCTGGACACTGTATGTCTTAATATGGTCCAAGATCCATCAAAGTTCGATGTTTTG GTGATGCCCAACCTGTATGGAGACATCATGTCGGACATGTGTTCAGGTCTGGTCGGAGGTTTAGGTTTGACTCCTTCTGGAAACATCGGCAAGAATGGAGCGCTCTTTGAGTCT GTGCATGGTACAGCGCCAGCCATCGCGGGACAAGACAAGGCGAATCCTACGGCTTTGCTACTCTCCGGTGTTATGATGCTGCGATACATGCGTCTATTGGAACAAGCtgataaaattgaaaatgcCTGCTTTACTGTCCTAAAGGAGGGAAGGGTTCTTACTGAGGATCTTGGAGGCAACAGCACTTGTTCAGCGTTCACACAAGAGATCATAAAGAACCTTGATTAG
- the LOC125050636 gene encoding nucleolar protein 6 → MVKRQMKSSTTDDGGEINILNENGKRPAEDASKENKKRTRIKNLYRQPTAKELNRLNETENLFNSNLFRLQIDEVLEEVKLTEKTTKRFTVWFNSFKEYLLSITEDNVEYDLSEKTLTKHLKTSLPVCEKLNKTKAIFQFHKFKDINIVGSYDTGTAINASLLVDLQISVPAETYTKNDSINYRFHKKRAAYLAVIASYLQKSNLVEELKYSWCNMCVTKPVIDLKPSGKLGNYLKVRLNLVCEEEAYKLHRFSPGRNNLRESWLLSEKQENVTEVGPPTPYYNCSVLSDITANINNNFVKETLSNCENLKQAIILLKIWLRQRKLCVSGHIISLLVCCLVQMKRINNIMSSYQIIRNVWIYLKTSKWETEGLSLSKSEDSPHIEQFLEHFPVVFLDKTGYYNICWQMCNGTYNALRRESELAVDMLDSTKLNSFIPLFMVPISNLIQFDHIVRFQNLQKLKTLVLQRVPKEDKINFGVDELPLVVNNIYKLLTKGLTDRADLILRLVEADFSWPVKKTPEKCKDVGFEKKLSFGLILNSANAIKIVDKGPQANLPEAEQFRLFWGDKSELRRFGDGSHVEACVWNADTFSERRAVSTQIVDYLMKLKYDIPQSEIFHICNQLDSLTARKMAACEQSEELSVKVLQTFEELRRDMRALTQLPLEISAVYGTSSVFSYSNPLPPLPSTSDPRAWRRASTCLIKPPQEGKKLYLPPYTQANKAVIELSHSGKWPGEIEAFRCLKAAFHLQISERLTSQYSLPSQAYPTHIDVIKNGLSYRLEIFHPKEVTLLRREVEDGVVKFKESEESIRIQRDTFLLASLRGALHGLHQRHSAFGPTACLFKRWLSSHLLSPPHFPESLAELLTATVFLQPEPLTPPTQPTVGLYRVLQLLVQTDWATQIVFLDFNGDMTREEIMEIEQKFSNRTEEDPVMCIVTSYDGSMPSIWSSSAPSKQVATRAQVLAKATLAYVEKALLKDTNDNLLPAFVPSYSGYDVLIHLNATIVPYFNERVDARPKLRASNDVTNDVIPVLEFNPVEKYLEVLRSAYDEFALFFYDTYGGDVIAVLWKPHVNDTREFQITNAHALVPIEGSDKKFKVNIEAIIEDFKILGEGIVKDVLSNS, encoded by the exons ATGGTAAAACGG CAAATGAAATCATCTACGACAGATGATGGtggtgaaataaatattttgaatgaaaATGGAAAACGTCCCGCAGAAGATGCTagtaaagaaaacaaaaaacgcACCCgcattaaaaacttatatcgtCAACCTACTGCTAAAGAATTAAATCGACTTAATGAaacagaaaatttatttaattctaacTTGTTTCGACTACAGATCGATGAAGTTTTGGAAGAAGTTAAGCTTACAGAAAAGACTACAAAGCGATTTACTGTATGGTttaattcttttaaagaaTATCTACTGTCTATTACTGAAGATAATGTAGAATATGACCTGTCTGAAAAGACCTTAACAAAGCATTTAAAGACAAGTCTTCCAGTTTGtgagaaacttaataaaacaaaggcGATATTCCAATTTCACAAGTTTAAAGATATTAACATTGTTGGTTCATATGACACCGGTACTGCCATAAATGCATCCCTTTTAGTAGATTTACAAATATCAGTACCAGCTGagacatatacaaaaaatgaTTCAATTAATTATCGATTTCATAAAAAGCGTGCTGCTTACTTAGCTGTTATTGCctcatatttacaaaaatcaaatttagtAGAGGAGTTGAAGTATTCTTGGTGCAATATGTGTGTCACAAAACCTGTAATTGATCTAAAACCTAGTGGTAAACTTGGTAACTACTTGAAAGTGAGACTAAACCTTGTCTGTGAAGAGGAGGCATACAAACTTCATAGATTTTCACCAGGTCGTAATAATTTACGTGAATCATGGTTATTGTCAGAAAAGCAAGAAAATGTTACTGAAGTTGGCCCTCCAACACCTTATTATAATTGCAGTGTTTTGAGTGATATAACagctaatataaataacaattttgttaaagaaacattatcaaattgtgaaaatttAAAGCAAGCAatcattttgttaaaaatctgGCTTAGACAACGAAAACTCTGTGTGTCAGGCCATATCATAAGTTTGCTGGTGTGCTGTTTAGTGCAGATGAAAAGaatcaataatattatgagcagctatcaaattataagaaatgtaTGGATATATTTGA AAACATCAAAATGGGAAACAGAAGGCCTCTCGCTATCTAAATCTGAAGACTCTCCGCACATTGAACAGTTCTTAGAACATTTTCCTGTTGTATTTCTTGATAAAACTGGATACTATAACATCTGTTGGCAAATGTGTAATGGCACATACAATGCATTGAGGCGTGAGAGTGAATTGGCCGTTGATATGTTGGACAGTACAAAACTAAACAGCTTTATACCACTATTCATGGTTCcaatatctaatttaattcaGTTTGATCATATAGTTAG ATTTCAAAacctacaaaaattaaaaacattagtGTTACAACGAGTGCCAAAAGAAGACAAAATTAACTTTGGTGTTGATGAACTACCGTtagtagtaaataatatttataaactactTACAAAAGGGCTAACAGATAGAGCCGATTTGATTCTACGATTGGTAGAGGCAGACTTTTCATGGCCAGTTAAGAAGACTCCAGAGAAATGTAAAGATGTGGG ATTTGAGAAAAAGTTGTCATTTGGTCTAATCTTGAATTCAGCGAATGCAATCAAAATTGTTGATAAAGGACCCCAAGCCAATCTTCCTGAAGCAGAACAATTTCG ATTGTTCTGGGGAGACAAATCAGAGCTGCGTCGTTTCGGTGACGGGTCGCACGTAGAGGCGTGCGTTTGGAATGCGGACACGTTCTCAGAACGACGGGCCGTTTCTACCCAAATTGTGGATTATctgatgaaattaaaatacg ACATACCACAATCGGAGATATTCCATATCTGCAATCAGCTTGACAGTTTGACAGCTCGTAAAATGGCGGCTTGCGAACAGAGCGAAGAGCTCTCTGTCAAAGTGTTGCAAACGTTTGAAGAACTACGTAGAGATATGCGAGCTCTTACTCAGCTGCCGTTGGAAATTAGCGCTGTATATG GTACCTCGTCTGTATTTAGCTATAGCAATCCACTTCCTCCGTTGCCCAGTACATCAGACCCTAGAGCTTGGAGACGTGCCTCCACATGCCTCATAAAACCGCCCCAAGAAGGCAAGAAATTGTACCTGCCCCCGTATACACAGGCCAATAAAGCTGTCATTGAGTTAT CGCACAGCGGTAAATGGCCGGGTGAAATCGAGGCATTCCGATGCTTAAAAGCCGCATTTCATTTGCAAATATCAGAGCGGCTCACATCCCAATATTCCTTACCAAGCCAGGCATATCCCACTCATATTGACGTCATTAAAAATGGCTTGTCATACCGCCTAGAGATCTTTCATCCAAAAGAAGTAACGTTATTGAGAAGAGAAGTGGAAGATGGAGTCGTAAAGTTCAAGGAAAGTGAGGAAAGTATTAGGATCCAGCGGGATACATTTCTCTTGGCAAGTTTAAGAGGCGCACTACATGG TTTACATCAAAGGCACTCTGCCTTCGGGCCAACCGCGTGTCTATTCAAACGCTGGCTGTCCTCCCATCTCCTCTCTCCCCCCCATTTCCCCGAAAGTCTTGCTGAGTTGCTTACAGCCACTGTCTTCCTCCAACCCGAGCCATTAACACCCCCTACACAGCCTACGGTGGGGCTGTACAGAGTTCTGCAACTCTTGGTGCAAACCGATTGGGCTACGCAAATTGTCTTTCTTGATTTCAATGGCGATATGACGC gTGAAGAAATAATGGAAATCGAGCAAAAATTCTCGAATCGTACTGAAGAGGATCCGGTAATGTGTATAGTGACGTCATATGATGGGTCCATGCCCTCAATCTGGAGTAGTTCTGCGCCAAGTAAACAGGTGGCGACACGTGCGCAAGTTTTAGCTAAAGCTACCTTAGCTTATGTGGAAAAAGCTCTATTAAAGGATACGaatgataatttatta ccAGCATTCGTACCGTCGTACAGTGGATATGACGTATTAATCCACTTGAACGCTACAATAGTGCCGTACTTTAACGAGCGCGTAGACGCGCGCCCTAAACTCCGCGCGTCAAATGACGTAACGAATGACGTCATACCCGTACTTGAATTTAATCCGGTCGAGAAATACTTGGAGGTGTTGCGG AGCGCGTATGACGAGTTCGCTCTGTTCTTCTACGATACCTATGGTGGTGACGTTATCGCTGTCTTATGGAAACCACATGTCAACGACACCAGAGAGTTTCag ATCACAAACGCACACGCGCTAGTGCCAATTGAAGGCAGTGACAAGAAATTCAAAGTAAATATTGAAGCTATTATTGAAGACTTCAAGATCCTTGGAGAAGGAATTGTTAAAGATGTGCTTAGTAAttcttaa
- the LOC125050645 gene encoding vacuolar protein sorting-associated protein 33B-like, producing MDHPLSLKLASLSLVSQHKLECILSTCGNKIDFIIDPMLIKPLERICGVTWLRQHGVDKIYKMDPQLGATANTKRAYLIPACIQKYKCVLDQIASVLSLNPSLSETKCFHIIIVPKTMSTYDSILESKGLYDIVQLHSFSWELFNLDDQLLSLELPFLYKQVFVEQNQSLLSSIAMSLWSLFHVTGQPKCILSLGKVSSSVLDVLEVYKESYQRDFINVDKNQDFGSLIIMDRDQDYASSLLTPATYTGLLNEIFSINCGQLDLNVKETKIKKGKVNFTTEEKSDKKTVITLDSFTDTLYGEIKHRHFSEVLSVLSSKAKLLKNEDIKALGIQEMKDYVTTKLQQVTLFKHNLVNHVLACETIIAEMNNKFENLTQTECEMLNNRNKKGNYT from the exons atggATCATCCATTATCCTTGAAATTGGCTTCTCTAAGCCTCGTTTCTCAGCACAAACTAGAATGTATTTTGTCTACATGtggaaataaaatagattttattattgatccAATGCTTATAAAGCCTTTAGAAAGGATTTGTGGAGTTACTTGGCTTAG acAACATGGGGTGGATAAAATCTACAAAATGGATCCACAACTAGGTGCAACAGCCAATACTAAAAGAGCATACTTAATACCTGCATGTATTCAGAAGTATAAATGTGTACTAGACCAGATAGCTTCAGTACTGAGCCTAAATCCATCTCTTTCGGAAACCAAGTGTTTTCACATTATCATAGTCCCTAAAACTATGTCTACATATGACTCTATACTTGAAAGCAAAGGCTTATATGATATTGTTCAACTACATTCATTTTCCTGGgaactatttaatttagatgACCAATTGTTAAGTTTAGAATTACCTTTTCTTTACAAGCAAGTTTTTGTTGAGCAAAATCAGTCACTGTTGAGTAGTATTGCTATGTCATTGTGGAGTTTGTTTCATGTAACAGGCCAACCTAAGTGTATTTTATCTCTTGGTAAAGTTTCATCAAGTGTTTTGGATGTTTTGGAAGTATATAAAGAAAGTTATCAAAGAGATTTCATAAATGTAGATAAAAATCAAGATTTTGggtcattaattattatggatAGAGATCAAGACTATGCATCTAGTTTGCTGACACCTGCCACATACACTGGCCTTTTAAATGAGATATTTAGTATTAACTGTGGACAATTAGATCTTAATGTtaaggaaacaaaaataaagaaaggtAAGGTAAACTTCACAACGGAGgaaaaatctgataaaaaaactgttataaCATTAGATAGTTTCACTGACACCTTATATGGGGAAATAAAACATAGACACTTCTCAGAAGTTTTAAGTGTGTTAAGTTCTAAAGCAAAGCTCTTAAAAAATGAGGACATTAAAGCTTTAGGTATTCAAGAAATGAAAGATTATGTCACTACAAAATTACAACAGGTTACgctatttaaacataatttagttAACCATGTATTAGCTTGTGAAACAATTATAGcagaaatgaataataaatttgagaATTTGACACAAACAGAATGTGAAATGTTAAACAATCGAAATAAGAAAggaaattatacataa
- the LOC125050646 gene encoding probable isocitrate dehydrogenase [NAD] subunit alpha, mitochondrial isoform X3 has translation MAARFIKKIVPASRAGVAQYSTGVRKVTLIPGHGIGPEITVAVQKIFEAAKVPIEWDEVDVTAVRGPDGKFGIPQRAIDSVNENKIGLKGPLMTPVGKGYRSLNLALRKEFDLYANVRPCKSLDGIKTLYDNVDVVTIRENTEGEYSGIEHEIVDGVVQSIKLITEEASKRVAEFAFQFAKDNKRKKVTAVHKANIMRMSDGLFLRCCREMATKYPDIKFEERYLDTVCLNMVQDPSKFDVLVMPNLYGDIMSDMCSGLVGGLGLTPSGNIGKNGALFESVHGTAPAIAGQDKANPTALLLSGVMMLRYMRLLEQADKIENACFTVLKEGRVLTEDLGGNSTCSAFTQEIIKNLD, from the exons ATGGCTGCaagatttatcaaaaaaatc GTCCCGGCGAGCAGGGCGGGTGTTGCCCAGTACAGCACCGGAGTACGTAAAGTTACATTAATCCCTGGTCATGGAATTGGACCTGAGATCACGGTAGCcgtacaaaaaatattcgaaGCCGCCAAAGTGCCTATTGAATGGGATGAAGTGGACGTTACGGCTGTTAGG ggTCCAGATGGCAAGTTTGGTATTCCTCAAAGAGCAATTGACTCTGTAAACGAAAACAAAATTGGTCTTAAAGGACCCTTAATGACCCCTGTTGGTAAAGGATACCGGTCTCTTAACTTAGCTCTACGAAAGGAGTTTGACTTATATGCTAATGTGCGGCCTTGCAAAAGTTTAGATGg AATCAAGACATTATACGATAACGTGGACGTAGTAACCATCCGTGAGAACACTGAGGGTGAATATTCAGGTATTGAGCACGAAATCGTGGATGGAGTCGTCCAATCCATCAAATTGATTACTGAGGAAGCCAGTAAGAGAGTTGCAGAGTTCGCCTTCCAATTCGCAAAGGACAACAAGAGGAAGAAGGTCACTGCAGTACACAAGGCTAACATTAT GCGTATGTCAGACGGTCTTTTCCTTCGGTGTTGTCGTGAGATGGCCACTAAGTACCCTGATATCAAGTTTGAGGAGAGATACCTGGACACTGTATGTCTTAATATGGTCCAAGATCCATCAAAGTTCGATGTTTTG GTGATGCCCAACCTGTATGGAGACATCATGTCGGACATGTGTTCAGGTCTGGTCGGAGGTTTAGGTTTGACTCCTTCTGGAAACATCGGCAAGAATGGAGCGCTCTTTGAGTCT GTGCATGGTACAGCGCCAGCCATCGCGGGACAAGACAAGGCGAATCCTACGGCTTTGCTACTCTCCGGTGTTATGATGCTGCGATACATGCGTCTATTGGAACAAGCtgataaaattgaaaatgcCTGCTTTACTGTCCTAAAGGAGGGAAGGGTTCTTACTGAGGATCTTGGAGGCAACAGCACTTGTTCAGCGTTCACACAAGAGATCATAAAGAACCTTGATTAG
- the LOC125050646 gene encoding probable isocitrate dehydrogenase [NAD] subunit alpha, mitochondrial isoform X4, with protein sequence MAARFIKKIVPASRAGVAQYSTGVRKVTLIPGHGIGPEITVAVQKIFEAAKVPIEWDEVDVTAVRGPDGKFGIPQRAIDSVNENKIGLKGPLMTPVGKGYRSLNLALRKEFDLYANVRPCKSLDGIKTLYDNVDVVTIRENTEGEYSGIEHEIVDGVVQSIKLITEEASKRVAEFAFQFAKDNKRKKVTAVHKANIMRMSDGLFLRCCREMATKYPDIKFEERYLDTVCLNMVQDPSKFDVLVMPNLYGDIMSDMCSGLVGGLGLTPSGNIGKNGALFESVHGTAPDIAGKDMANPTALLLSAIMMLRHLQLNEHADKVQHACYTVLAEGKTLTGDLGGTAKCSEYTNAIISKL encoded by the exons ATGGCTGCaagatttatcaaaaaaatc GTCCCGGCGAGCAGGGCGGGTGTTGCCCAGTACAGCACCGGAGTACGTAAAGTTACATTAATCCCTGGTCATGGAATTGGACCTGAGATCACGGTAGCcgtacaaaaaatattcgaaGCCGCCAAAGTGCCTATTGAATGGGATGAAGTGGACGTTACGGCTGTTAGG ggTCCAGATGGCAAGTTTGGTATTCCTCAAAGAGCAATTGACTCTGTAAACGAAAACAAAATTGGTCTTAAAGGACCCTTAATGACCCCTGTTGGTAAAGGATACCGGTCTCTTAACTTAGCTCTACGAAAGGAGTTTGACTTATATGCTAATGTGCGGCCTTGCAAAAGTTTAGATGg AATCAAGACATTATACGATAACGTGGACGTAGTAACCATCCGTGAGAACACTGAGGGTGAATATTCAGGTATTGAGCACGAAATCGTGGATGGAGTCGTCCAATCCATCAAATTGATTACTGAGGAAGCCAGTAAGAGAGTTGCAGAGTTCGCCTTCCAATTCGCAAAGGACAACAAGAGGAAGAAGGTCACTGCAGTACACAAGGCTAACATTAT GCGTATGTCAGACGGTCTTTTCCTTCGGTGTTGTCGTGAGATGGCCACTAAGTACCCTGATATCAAGTTTGAGGAGAGATACCTGGACACTGTATGTCTTAATATGGTCCAAGATCCATCAAAGTTCGATGTTTTG GTGATGCCCAACCTGTATGGAGACATCATGTCGGACATGTGTTCAGGTCTGGTCGGAGGTTTAGGTTTGACTCCTTCTGGAAACATCGGCAAGAATGGAGCGCTCTTTGAGTCT GTACATGGAACTGCTCCAGATATTGCTGGTAAGGATATGGCAAATCCAACAGCATTGCTTCTATCTGCCATTATGATGTTACGGCACTTGCAGCTTAATGAACACGCTGATAAGGTCCAACATGCTTGTTATACGGTATTAGCGGAAGGCAAGACGCTAACTGGAGATTTGGGAGGTACCGCTAAATGTAGCGAGTACACGAATGCAATTATTTCCAAACTGTAA
- the LOC125050649 gene encoding vacuolar protein sorting-associated protein 33B-like, whose protein sequence is MCLLSLTQGLSYDEYNSLVSKYLLAFGYKFLYVFNNLISAGLLVQPSSPKLSLNISHLSNLSERLPKWQTAFQNTANKLKQLPQNESENSPGYVFNGSYIPLVAALCNTLLTSESLLEVLNKLSPLNDLKVGGAVIDKQKIGMETLNEKLSNLSLNNLELSCKDAKTILKILKSDSKMNGGINIKPRTVLVYIIGGVTYAEIAACEVVQTITNSKIFIASDCVSSGSDVMAANV, encoded by the coding sequence ATGTGTTTGTTAAGTTTAACCCAAGGTCTGTCTTATGATGAATACAATTCATTAGTGAGTAAATACTTATTAGCTTTtggatataagtttttgtatgtttttaataatttaattagtgcTGGACTGTTAGTGCAGCCATCTAGTCCCAAATTATCTCTCAATATTAGCCATTTAAGTAACCTAAGTGAGAGATTACCCAAATGGCAGACTGCATTTCAGAATACTGCAAATAAACTCAAGCAACTACCACAAAATGAATCTGAAAATTCTCCTGGGTATGTCTTTAATGGTAGTTATATTCCATTAGTTGCTGCTTTGTGTAATACTTTATTGACATCTGAATCTCTTCTTGAAGTACTAAACAAACTATCTCcattaaatgatttaaaagtTGGGGGTGCTGTTATTGATAAACAGAAAATAGGAATGGAGACATTAAATGAGAAATTATCGAATTtgtcattaaataatttggaACTTAGTTGTAAAGATGCAAAgacaattttgaaaatattaaaaagtgaCAGTAAAATGAATGGAGGAATTAATATAAAGCCAAGGACAGTATTGGTGTATATTATTGGTGGAGTAACATATGCAGAAATTGCTGCTTGTGAGGTGGTACAAACTATTACAAACAGTAAGATATTCATTGCCAGCGATTGTGTATCAAGTGGTAGTGATGTTATGGCTGCAAATGTTTAA